A single Bacillus sp. HMF5848 DNA region contains:
- a CDS encoding organic hydroperoxide resistance protein — MSNTILTTSVSAVGGREGRVESPDGVIKLDVAMPGTPRAKELPQATNPEQLFAAGYAACFDGALQFIAKKEQVSFESEVTANVSLLKDESDQGFKLAVTLKVKGTGIDRAKLEDLVHKAHNFCPYSKATRGNIDVTLEIV; from the coding sequence ATGTCAAACACAATACTTACAACTTCTGTATCTGCTGTAGGGGGACGTGAAGGAAGAGTAGAGTCACCAGATGGCGTGATTAAGTTAGACGTAGCTATGCCAGGTACACCGAGAGCAAAGGAGTTGCCACAAGCGACAAATCCAGAGCAACTTTTTGCGGCTGGATACGCAGCATGCTTTGATGGAGCACTCCAGTTTATAGCAAAAAAAGAACAAGTTTCATTTGAATCAGAGGTAACTGCGAATGTTAGTCTTTTAAAGGATGAATCAGATCAAGGCTTTAAATTAGCTGTCACACTAAAGGTAAAGGGAACGGGTATTGATAGAGCAAAGCTAGAAGACCTTGTTCATAAAGCACACAACTTCTGCCCATATTCAAAAGCAACGAGAGGCAATATCGATGTGACACTAGAAATTGTATAG
- a CDS encoding lipoate--protein ligase, whose translation MLFIDNKGVTDPRINLAMEEFVLKHLNVENETYFLFYINEPSIIIGKNQNTIEEINTDYVAEQNLHVVRRLSGGGAVYHDLGNLNFSFITKDDGESFHNFKKFTEPVIQALHQLGVNAELSGRNDILAEGRKISGNAQFSTKGKMFSHGTLLFDSEMENVVKALNVKKDKIESKGIKSVRSRVANISEFLQEKVTILEFRQLLLEHIFGGKDNIQEYELTAEDWATIEQISKERYQNWDWNYGKSPKFNIQHSHRFPVGQIDVRMEVTKGTIKACTIYGDFFGVGDVKDIESTLIGCRYDRQALEEALQDIDVKHYFGNIEKDDFIKLVY comes from the coding sequence ATGTTATTTATCGATAATAAAGGTGTTACAGACCCAAGAATTAATTTAGCGATGGAGGAGTTTGTTCTCAAACATTTAAATGTGGAGAACGAAACGTATTTTCTTTTTTATATTAATGAGCCAAGTATCATTATTGGTAAAAATCAAAATACAATAGAGGAAATTAATACAGACTATGTGGCGGAGCAGAACCTACATGTCGTAAGACGATTATCAGGTGGGGGAGCCGTGTATCATGATTTAGGTAATTTGAATTTCAGTTTTATTACGAAAGACGATGGAGAGAGCTTTCACAATTTTAAAAAATTCACAGAGCCTGTCATACAAGCGCTCCATCAGCTTGGTGTGAACGCTGAACTTAGTGGTAGAAATGATATTCTGGCTGAAGGTCGTAAAATTTCAGGGAACGCTCAGTTCTCCACAAAAGGGAAGATGTTTAGTCACGGTACACTGTTATTCGATTCTGAAATGGAGAACGTAGTGAAGGCATTAAATGTTAAAAAAGATAAAATTGAATCAAAAGGGATTAAATCTGTGCGAAGCAGAGTAGCGAATATTTCCGAATTCCTACAAGAAAAAGTCACGATTTTAGAGTTTCGCCAATTGTTATTAGAGCATATTTTTGGAGGGAAAGACAATATCCAAGAATATGAGTTAACAGCAGAGGATTGGGCTACTATTGAACAGATTTCAAAAGAACGTTATCAAAATTGGGATTGGAATTACGGTAAATCACCGAAATTTAATATACAACATTCTCATCGTTTCCCTGTTGGGCAAATTGATGTGCGTATGGAAGTTACAAAAGGGACTATTAAGGCTTGTACCATCTACGGGGACTTCTTTGGTGTTGGTGATGTAAAGGATATTGAGTCTACATTAATTGGATGCCGTTATGATCGTCAGGCATTGGAAGAAGCATTGCAGGATATAGATGTTAAGCACTACTTCGGCAATATCGAGAAAGACGATTTCATCAAGTTGGTGTACTAA